A genomic region of Pseudoxanthomonas suwonensis contains the following coding sequences:
- a CDS encoding Ig-like domain-containing protein, translating to MSRKAVSVAISISLLVPPAAVSQDVRPQGAHANGVLPLSYAGSDARIGLGIDQDGDLQGEARGVFGFDGQRAFVMEGWMGAGSAGGGALGYHWLVRKPGEQGSVLKALLAADQNAFGDRKGTLGFGIERRNGEFGITYSRALTHERLLDRDLDIGSETVTGTRDGRPYRQLVVTTTLTELFEHPYEHGIGLRGSSFYDQSMVRLRAGLDYEYGKAMLANGKASQFTSSVGVEKHFAATGHSFAMELSHARKDGPFDSDGDDARATVFWRYEFGRPFRAYAVSAPAEAAGSHVAGSRQTLVRNEVELSGQALFALDRSELTEAAKADLRFLVGKLKTSLTGVVEIIGHTCDLATVEYNQSLSEARAAALRNWLVAEGIPGDVLVASGRGELSPLVPNESEANRARNRRVELRFTTIEESVLDVPVETVVQAPVASPVDDAWVERALRNLPAHKRTVDTYRVERVLTTTIPGPIEFINQVPVAADDTAGVVQDTAIDIDVLANDGDPDGDALTIASVGAPLHGTAAIVNGRVRYTPAPGYIGSDSFTYVVDDGNGGTDTATVTVTVSINGPDTPNQAPVAADDTAGMVQDTTIDIDVLANDGDPDGDALTIASVGTPLHGTAAIVNGQVRYTPTPGYIGSDSFTYVVDDGNGGTDTATVTVTVSINGPDTPNQAPVAADDTASMVHDTTIDIDVLANDSDPDGDALTIASVGTPLHGTAAIVNGQVRYTPAPGYIGSDSFTYVVNDGNGGTDTAMVTVSINGPDTPNQAPVAADDTASMVQDTTIDIDVLANDSDPDGDALTIASVGSALHGTAAIVNGQVRYTPAPGYIGSDSFSYTVDDGNGGTDTAMVTVSVNGSDTSNQDPVAADDTASMVQDTAIDIDVLANDSDPDGDALTIASVGTPLHGTAAIVNGQVRYTPAPGYIGSDSFSYTVDDGNGGTDTATVTVSVNGSDTSNQDPVAADDTAETSGANPVDIPVLANDMDPDGDTINVVGFSNPSVGTLDFLGAGVFRFFPGDTGFVGISTFTYTIEDGKGGQDVGTVTVTVHPGPIN from the coding sequence ATGTCCCGCAAGGCAGTATCCGTTGCCATTTCGATCTCACTCCTCGTGCCCCCCGCGGCGGTGTCCCAGGATGTGCGACCGCAAGGTGCGCACGCCAACGGCGTGTTGCCGCTCAGCTACGCCGGCAGCGATGCGCGCATCGGCTTGGGTATCGACCAGGATGGCGACCTGCAGGGTGAGGCGCGTGGCGTATTCGGATTCGATGGCCAGCGCGCGTTCGTGATGGAGGGTTGGATGGGAGCGGGAAGCGCAGGTGGCGGTGCGCTCGGCTACCACTGGCTGGTCCGGAAACCAGGAGAGCAGGGGAGCGTACTCAAGGCGCTTCTCGCTGCAGACCAGAACGCGTTCGGTGACCGGAAGGGCACGCTCGGGTTCGGCATCGAAAGACGGAATGGCGAGTTCGGCATCACGTACTCGCGTGCACTCACCCATGAGCGCCTGCTTGATCGCGACCTGGACATCGGAAGCGAGACTGTGACCGGGACACGGGATGGCCGCCCTTACCGGCAACTCGTCGTTACCACCACCTTGACCGAGTTGTTCGAGCATCCCTACGAGCATGGCATCGGTTTGCGCGGCAGCAGCTTCTACGACCAAAGCATGGTCAGGCTGCGCGCCGGGCTGGACTACGAGTATGGCAAGGCAATGCTGGCCAATGGCAAGGCGAGCCAGTTCACGTCATCGGTCGGGGTGGAGAAGCATTTCGCGGCGACGGGACACAGCTTCGCAATGGAGCTTTCGCATGCGCGCAAGGACGGTCCGTTCGACAGTGATGGTGATGATGCCCGGGCCACGGTTTTCTGGCGATACGAGTTCGGCCGGCCATTCCGCGCCTACGCGGTTTCCGCGCCTGCCGAGGCAGCGGGAAGCCATGTGGCGGGATCGCGGCAGACGCTGGTGCGGAACGAAGTGGAACTGTCGGGGCAGGCGCTGTTTGCGCTCGATCGCTCGGAACTGACCGAAGCGGCGAAAGCCGACCTCCGGTTCCTGGTCGGGAAACTGAAGACGTCGCTGACCGGCGTCGTCGAGATCATCGGGCACACCTGCGACCTGGCCACGGTCGAATACAACCAGTCGTTGTCCGAGGCGCGTGCGGCGGCATTGCGGAACTGGCTGGTCGCCGAAGGAATCCCGGGAGACGTGTTGGTCGCAAGCGGCCGCGGCGAACTGTCGCCGCTGGTCCCCAACGAATCCGAAGCCAATCGCGCGCGGAACCGGCGCGTCGAACTGAGGTTCACCACGATCGAGGAGTCGGTGCTGGATGTACCGGTGGAAACGGTCGTGCAGGCTCCCGTCGCGTCGCCGGTCGACGACGCGTGGGTCGAGCGTGCGCTGCGCAACCTGCCTGCGCACAAGCGCACCGTCGACACGTATCGTGTCGAGCGCGTCCTGACGACGACCATCCCCGGCCCCATCGAGTTCATCAACCAGGTGCCGGTCGCCGCCGATGACACCGCCGGCGTGGTGCAGGACACGGCGATCGACATCGACGTGCTGGCCAACGACGGCGACCCGGACGGCGACGCGCTGACGATCGCGAGCGTGGGTGCGCCGCTCCATGGCACCGCGGCCATCGTCAACGGACGGGTGCGCTACACGCCGGCGCCAGGCTACATCGGCAGCGACAGCTTCACCTACGTCGTCGACGACGGCAACGGCGGCACCGATACGGCCACGGTCACGGTCACGGTCAGCATCAATGGCCCGGACACGCCCAACCAGGCGCCGGTCGCCGCCGACGACACCGCCGGCATGGTGCAGGACACGACGATCGACATCGACGTGCTGGCCAACGACGGCGACCCGGACGGCGACGCGCTGACGATCGCGAGCGTCGGTACGCCGCTCCATGGCACCGCGGCCATCGTCAACGGGCAGGTGCGCTACACGCCGACGCCAGGCTACATCGGCAGCGACAGCTTCACCTACGTCGTTGACGACGGAAACGGCGGCACCGATACGGCAACGGTCACGGTCACGGTCAGCATCAATGGCCCGGACACGCCCAACCAGGCGCCGGTCGCCGCCGACGACACCGCCAGCATGGTGCACGACACGACGATCGACATCGACGTGCTGGCCAACGACAGCGACCCGGACGGCGACGCGCTGACGATCGCGAGCGTGGGTACGCCGCTCCATGGCACCGCGGCCATCGTCAACGGGCAGGTGCGCTACACGCCGGCGCCAGGCTACATCGGCAGCGACAGCTTCACCTACGTCGTCAACGACGGCAACGGCGGCACCGATACGGCCATGGTCACGGTCAGCATCAATGGCCCGGACACGCCCAACCAGGCGCCGGTTGCCGCCGACGACACCGCCAGCATGGTGCAGGACACGACGATCGACATCGACGTGCTGGCCAACGACAGCGACCCGGACGGCGACGCGCTGACGATCGCGAGCGTCGGTTCGGCGCTCCATGGCACCGCGGCCATCGTCAACGGGCAGGTGCGCTACACGCCGGCGCCGGGCTACATCGGCAGCGACAGCTTCTCCTACACTGTCGACGACGGGAACGGCGGCACCGATACGGCCATGGTCACGGTCAGCGTCAACGGATCCGATACGTCGAACCAGGATCCGGTCGCCGCCGATGACACCGCCAGCATGGTGCAGGACACGGCGATCGACATCGACGTGCTGGCCAACGACAGCGACCCGGACGGCGACGCGCTGACGATCGCGAGCGTCGGCACGCCGCTCCATGGCACCGCGGCCATCGTCAACGGACAGGTGCGCTACACGCCGGCGCCGGGCTACATCGGCAGCGACAGCTTCTCCTACACCGTCGACGACGGGAACGGCGGCACCGATACGGCCACGGTAACGGTCAGCGTCAACGGTTCCGATACATCGAACCAGGATCCGGTCGCGGCAGATGACACGGCGGAAACGAGCGGTGCCAATCCTGTCGACATTCCCGTTCTTGCGAACGACATGGATCCCGATGGCGACACGATCAACGTGGTCGGTTTCAGCAACCCATCGGTCGGAACGCTCGACTTCCTGGGGGCAGGAGTGTTCCGGTTCTTTCCTGGTGATACCGGCTTCGTGGGCATCTCGACATTCACGTACACGATCGAGGACGGAAAGGGAGGGCAGGACGTCGGGACAGTGACCGTGACTGTCCATCCGGGCCCCATCAACTGA
- a CDS encoding CPBP family intramembrane glutamic endopeptidase, with translation MLLVNATLSAVLQVLVFTAIPFFYYLARYRRAKGFLDYVGLRKPRRRTMLHATLFALAFVLPVLSLLYFLPGARDVVSGPNTVIGGLKAHGLSGAAVALLVCKAFVQTSLSEEILFRGFLAKRLIHRLGFVSGNLLQALLFGLVHLLVFIGQEFSVAVAAGVVLFAALGGWVNGYLNERLGNGSILPSWWLHALTNAITYGVLAFALS, from the coding sequence GTGCTACTGGTCAATGCAACCCTTTCAGCGGTACTGCAGGTATTGGTGTTCACTGCGATTCCGTTCTTCTACTACCTCGCCAGGTACCGGCGCGCCAAGGGCTTCCTCGATTACGTCGGCTTGCGCAAGCCGCGGCGGCGCACGATGCTGCATGCGACGCTGTTCGCCCTGGCGTTCGTGCTGCCTGTGCTGTCGCTCCTCTACTTCCTGCCGGGCGCACGCGACGTCGTCTCCGGGCCGAACACGGTCATCGGCGGGCTGAAGGCGCACGGCCTGTCCGGCGCAGCCGTCGCCCTGCTGGTCTGCAAGGCGTTTGTCCAGACTTCGCTTTCCGAGGAAATCCTGTTCCGGGGATTCCTGGCGAAGCGGCTGATCCACCGGCTTGGATTCGTGAGCGGCAATCTGCTGCAGGCCCTGCTGTTCGGCCTGGTTCACCTGCTGGTTTTCATCGGCCAGGAGTTCTCGGTCGCCGTCGCTGCAGGCGTGGTCCTGTTCGCGGCGCTGGGAGGCTGGGTCAACGGCTACCTCAACGAGCGGCTGGGCAACGGTTCCATCCTGCCGAGCTGGTGGCTGCACGCGCTCACCAATGCGATCACGTACGGCGTCCTGGCGTTCGCCTTGTCGTGA
- a CDS encoding AraC family transcriptional regulator, translated as MDALSEILRVVHLSGAFFVHARFTAPWCYQSPCAAISAPWLEPGAERVVIFHLVTEGECLVEMDCMPPLRARAGDVVIFPHGQEHRMASEPGLPPARSANLKKLLSRRPARLMHGGGGRATRIVCGYMACDLRLAQLLLNGLPPVISVNVRDWKAGEWLESSVRHALAEARSPVPGGASLLSRLAEVLFIEVLRQHTHQNESRQGWLAGLADRVVGRALNALHERPANDWTLEELARVAGTSRSVLAERFQHLVGTSPMQYLTQWRLAMAANLLSRSSAPLANIAEEVGYQTDTSFIRAFRREYGMPPAAWRRNLIGDGGYAGPPRETRTGQASGRSVKYR; from the coding sequence ATGGACGCGCTTTCCGAGATCCTGCGGGTGGTGCATCTCAGCGGCGCCTTTTTCGTGCATGCCCGTTTCACGGCCCCCTGGTGCTATCAATCCCCATGCGCGGCGATATCGGCGCCCTGGCTCGAGCCGGGTGCCGAGCGCGTCGTGATATTCCACCTGGTGACCGAGGGCGAGTGCCTTGTCGAGATGGACTGCATGCCGCCGCTGCGCGCGCGCGCCGGCGACGTGGTGATATTCCCCCACGGCCAGGAGCACCGGATGGCGTCGGAACCGGGTCTGCCGCCGGCGCGAAGCGCCAACCTGAAGAAGCTGCTCTCGCGCCGACCAGCCCGGTTGATGCACGGCGGTGGTGGACGGGCGACGCGTATCGTGTGCGGATACATGGCTTGCGACCTGCGACTCGCCCAGCTGCTGCTGAACGGATTGCCGCCGGTGATCAGCGTGAATGTGCGCGACTGGAAAGCAGGCGAATGGCTCGAGTCATCGGTGCGCCACGCATTGGCCGAGGCGCGCTCGCCCGTCCCGGGAGGCGCGAGCCTGCTGTCCAGGCTGGCCGAGGTCCTGTTCATCGAGGTGTTGCGCCAGCACACGCACCAGAACGAAAGCCGCCAGGGATGGCTGGCCGGGCTGGCCGACCGGGTCGTGGGCCGCGCATTGAACGCCCTCCACGAACGTCCCGCGAACGACTGGACCCTGGAGGAGCTTGCGCGCGTGGCCGGCACCTCCCGGTCCGTGCTGGCCGAACGCTTCCAGCACCTGGTCGGGACGTCTCCGATGCAGTACCTCACGCAGTGGCGCCTGGCCATGGCGGCGAACCTGCTCAGCCGCAGCAGCGCGCCGCTCGCGAACATCGCCGAGGAAGTCGGATACCAGACGGACACGTCTTTCATCCGGGCTTTCCGCCGCGAGTACGGAATGCCGCCTGCGGCCTGGCGGCGGAACCTCATCGGCGACGGTGGATATGCCGGCCCACCCAGGGAGACGCGAACCGGCCAGGCGTCGGGCCGCTCCGTCAAGTACCGATAA
- a CDS encoding GNAT family N-acetyltransferase, with the protein MTFSLVPCDRNGVPVRTVPDMPEALVAGCQATADLYRRVGFHPPWTGYVAAVGGRGVGGGAFVGPPEGGHVEIAYFTLDHERRKGYAFQTASSLVALARAHAPGIGIRAFTLMEENPSTKILRALGFSIAGTAWDDDAGEVWEWRG; encoded by the coding sequence ATGACGTTCTCGCTCGTGCCTTGCGATCGGAATGGTGTTCCGGTCCGGACGGTCCCGGACATGCCGGAGGCGCTTGTCGCCGGCTGCCAGGCGACCGCTGATCTCTACCGCCGCGTCGGATTCCATCCGCCCTGGACCGGTTACGTGGCGGCGGTCGGTGGCCGGGGCGTGGGCGGCGGCGCGTTCGTCGGCCCCCCTGAAGGCGGTCATGTCGAGATCGCGTACTTCACCCTCGATCACGAGCGGCGCAAGGGATACGCGTTCCAGACGGCATCATCGCTTGTCGCGCTGGCCCGCGCCCACGCTCCAGGAATCGGCATCAGGGCGTTCACGCTCATGGAAGAGAATCCATCCACGAAGATTCTCCGGGCCCTCGGATTCTCGATCGCGGGAACCGCATGGGACGACGATGCAGGTGAGGTCTGGGAGTGGCGGGGCTGA
- a CDS encoding YadA-like family protein: MAVRRAVMAGTIGLILASPAWAGDVCEPGLGSVAAGTGAVACGKDNLAGGTNAVAFGKENVADEVLSSAFGLRNGARALNASAFGNRNEAVGTESSAFGYMNSANGWGSNAFGRFNVAVGEHSAAFGVDNAVYGSSSTAMGISNLVNSAQSAAYGVGASILQGADYSIALGAADGMDGRTLIQEGSSRSLAVGHGSLVSENSPNSIALGSNARARAANATAIGDRASALGYSVAIGTEAMTGGRAVAIGTSARAVGGESIALGADAFAQGGGSVAIGQGANTGIGASRSVAIGLGSYTDRADVVSIGSAIRARQLVNLAAGTELTDAVNVAQLNQLGAGIAGWLGGGAVYINGAFTAPNYVIQGASYNNVGAALAAVDSKLTDLDGQTGGGGGSGGGGGVSEQKVRDIAAEGDAQTLSSARDHADAGDAQTLSAARNYADAGDAQTLQAANNYTDQRIATVVGGAVEIAHDYTDAREAAIRTDMEAGDAKTLAEAKTYADAGDAATLTAANSYTNNAIEALTGVDFDSFKGRLDALEDRFWGLDERMNQQDRRISRQGAMGAAMLNMAINAAGTQSPRGRVAVGAGFQGGERALSIGYGKRVGKSSSFSLGGAFSGNERSAGMGFGVDL, encoded by the coding sequence ATGGCGGTGCGCCGCGCCGTGATGGCCGGCACCATCGGCCTGATCCTCGCCTCGCCGGCATGGGCCGGCGACGTCTGCGAACCGGGACTCGGCAGTGTGGCGGCAGGCACGGGTGCGGTCGCCTGCGGCAAGGACAACCTCGCCGGGGGAACGAACGCGGTCGCGTTCGGCAAAGAGAACGTGGCGGACGAGGTACTCAGCAGCGCGTTCGGCCTGAGGAACGGCGCCAGAGCCCTGAACGCCAGCGCGTTCGGCAACAGGAACGAGGCGGTTGGCACGGAGAGCTCGGCCTTCGGTTACATGAATTCCGCCAACGGATGGGGAAGCAACGCCTTCGGGCGGTTCAACGTTGCCGTCGGCGAACACAGTGCTGCCTTCGGCGTGGACAACGCGGTCTATGGCAGTTCGAGCACGGCCATGGGCATCTCGAACCTTGTGAACAGCGCGCAATCCGCCGCGTACGGCGTCGGCGCGAGTATTCTTCAGGGGGCGGACTACAGCATCGCCCTGGGCGCTGCCGATGGCATGGACGGCCGTACCTTGATCCAGGAAGGCTCAAGTCGATCGCTCGCAGTGGGACATGGCTCGCTCGTGTCGGAGAACAGTCCCAACTCGATCGCGCTCGGCTCCAATGCCCGGGCGCGGGCAGCCAACGCGACCGCGATCGGCGATCGCGCCAGTGCGTTGGGCTACAGCGTGGCCATCGGAACCGAGGCGATGACCGGCGGACGGGCCGTGGCCATCGGTACTTCCGCGCGGGCGGTCGGTGGAGAAAGCATCGCGCTCGGCGCCGATGCGTTCGCGCAGGGAGGAGGCAGCGTGGCGATCGGCCAGGGCGCGAACACCGGCATCGGCGCGTCCCGTTCCGTCGCGATCGGCCTCGGCTCCTACACGGACCGCGCCGATGTCGTATCGATCGGATCGGCCATCCGCGCGCGCCAGCTGGTGAACCTCGCCGCCGGCACCGAGCTCACCGATGCGGTCAACGTGGCCCAGCTCAACCAGCTGGGCGCGGGCATCGCCGGCTGGCTGGGCGGCGGCGCCGTCTACATCAACGGCGCCTTCACCGCGCCGAACTACGTGATCCAGGGCGCGAGCTACAACAACGTGGGCGCCGCGCTGGCGGCCGTGGACAGCAAGCTCACGGACCTGGATGGCCAGACCGGGGGGGGCGGCGGCAGCGGTGGCGGTGGCGGGGTGAGCGAGCAGAAAGTCCGCGATATCGCCGCGGAAGGCGATGCGCAGACGCTGTCGAGCGCCCGCGACCATGCCGACGCGGGCGATGCGCAGACGCTGTCCGCCGCCCGCAACTATGCCGATGCGGGCGACGCGCAGACGCTCCAGGCCGCCAACAACTACACCGACCAGCGCATCGCCACAGTGGTGGGCGGCGCGGTGGAGATCGCGCACGACTACACCGACGCCCGCGAGGCGGCGATCCGTACGGACATGGAGGCCGGAGACGCCAAGACCCTGGCGGAAGCCAAGACCTACGCCGATGCCGGCGATGCCGCCACGCTGACTGCGGCAAATTCCTACACCAACAATGCCATCGAAGCCTTGACCGGGGTCGACTTCGACTCGTTCAAGGGGCGCCTGGATGCGCTGGAAGACCGCTTCTGGGGCCTGGATGAGCGCATGAACCAGCAGGATCGCCGGATCTCGCGCCAGGGTGCCATGGGCGCCGCGATGCTCAACATGGCGATCAATGCCGCGGGAACGCAGAGTCCGCGTGGCCGGGTTGCCGTTGGTGCCGGCTTCCAGGGCGGAGAGCGCGCGCTTTCGATCGGGTACGGGAAGCGGGTCGGGAAGTCATCGTCCTTCTCGCTCGGCGGTGCGTTCAGTGGCAACGAGCGTTCCGCGGGCATGGGCTTCGGCGTCGACCTGTAG
- a CDS encoding YadA-like family protein, translating into MHPQRSPGRVRAAGEERTHENTRGIQMKREHAQHIPRLRALVVALGIAISAPAVAGDVCDPGLGSTANGDEAFACGRGNTADGQESVAIGTDNAASGLVAVAIGHSNTASAESVAMGLANLALSSSVAIGALNQALGWESVAVGRGNDALETAASAMGVYNLAEGVASSAVGYQNGAIGHGSSAFGNQNYAGGENASAFGYGNMASANQSVAIGYASVASADQAMAVGWNNRAQALWALALGVSNIADGTESTAVGVDNDTSGQGSTAVGHGNRSIGQEATAVGSGNVATGRQATSVGYGNRIVGQESTAVGFENTVTQASASAFGYRNQVAATYGVAVGHLNEVAGADNNAFGRSNQLFAGARYSNAFGSENTVGSGNSNAFGSGNVVWGENANAYGSSNNVSAELGNAFGHMNVVAGFRGNAFGANNFIENGAELANAFGHYSRISTGATGSIAFGSGTDAATGARVGANSQYAVALGFDAAVAASASGAIAIGYQSRASANGAIALGQDAVASAANSVALGANTIANQANTVAVGGRRITGVVAGTGATDAVNLQQLQTAIAAVEAGETPYFVADGADDGSDDAVVTGNNSVAIGANSVANRDDVVSIGSAGNARQLVNVAAGTELTDAVNVGQLNLLGAGLAGWLGGGAGYANGAFTEPNYVIQGASYDNVGDALKAVDDRLTALEGQGGGNGGVTEQQVRDIAAEGDAQILADAQDYADAGDARTLQDAQDYADAGDAATLQEARAYADAGDAQTLQDARSYADAGDAQTLQDARSHADAGDAQTLQAANSYTDQRIAAAAGDAVQVANGYTDTREAAIRTDMAAGDAQTLADANAYTDTREAAIRTDMAAGDAQTLVAANTYTDTREAAIRTDMAVGDAQTLAAARDYADAGDAATLTAANAYTNDAIHDLTGVDGDSFRGRLTALEDSFERVDRRLHRQDRRISQHGAMGSAMIGMAASAAAVQGEYRTRIGAGVGFSGGEQALSVGVVHSFSPRVAATLAGAFSGNERSGAAGVGIGL; encoded by the coding sequence ATGCATCCGCAGCGAAGTCCCGGCCGCGTCCGTGCCGCCGGGGAAGAACGAACACACGAGAACACGAGAGGAATCCAGATGAAGCGTGAGCATGCCCAACACATCCCGAGGCTTCGTGCCCTCGTCGTCGCGCTGGGGATCGCGATCTCCGCGCCCGCCGTCGCCGGCGACGTCTGCGACCCCGGCCTGGGCAGCACGGCGAACGGCGACGAGGCCTTCGCCTGCGGCCGCGGCAACACCGCGGACGGACAGGAGTCGGTCGCGATCGGGACCGACAATGCGGCCTCCGGGCTGGTGGCGGTCGCGATCGGCCATTCGAACACCGCCTCGGCCGAATCGGTGGCGATGGGCCTGGCCAACCTTGCGCTGTCGTCGTCGGTCGCGATCGGCGCATTGAACCAGGCGCTGGGCTGGGAAAGCGTGGCCGTGGGCCGCGGCAACGACGCCCTGGAGACGGCCGCGTCGGCCATGGGCGTCTACAACCTGGCCGAGGGCGTCGCGAGCAGCGCCGTCGGCTACCAGAACGGCGCCATCGGCCACGGCAGCTCGGCGTTCGGCAACCAGAACTACGCCGGAGGAGAGAACGCGAGCGCCTTCGGCTACGGCAACATGGCGAGTGCGAACCAGTCCGTGGCGATCGGCTATGCCTCCGTCGCCTCGGCCGATCAGGCCATGGCGGTGGGCTGGAACAACCGGGCCCAGGCGCTCTGGGCGCTGGCATTGGGCGTGTCGAACATCGCCGATGGCACGGAGTCGACGGCCGTCGGCGTCGACAACGATACCTCCGGCCAGGGCAGCACCGCCGTCGGCCACGGCAACCGCAGCATCGGCCAGGAGGCCACCGCGGTAGGCAGCGGAAATGTCGCGACCGGGCGCCAGGCGACTTCGGTGGGCTACGGCAACAGGATCGTGGGGCAGGAGTCGACAGCTGTCGGTTTCGAGAACACCGTCACCCAGGCCTCGGCCTCGGCATTCGGATACAGGAACCAGGTGGCTGCAACCTACGGCGTCGCGGTCGGCCACCTGAACGAAGTCGCCGGCGCCGACAACAATGCCTTCGGGCGGAGCAACCAGTTGTTCGCCGGCGCGAGGTACAGCAATGCCTTCGGCTCAGAGAACACGGTCGGATCTGGGAATAGCAATGCCTTCGGCTCCGGCAATGTGGTCTGGGGCGAAAACGCCAACGCCTACGGGTCGTCGAACAATGTGTCGGCGGAACTGGGGAACGCTTTCGGTCATATGAACGTCGTGGCCGGTTTCCGAGGCAATGCCTTCGGCGCGAACAACTTCATCGAAAACGGCGCCGAGCTGGCCAATGCGTTCGGCCACTACTCCAGGATCTCCACCGGCGCGACCGGCTCCATCGCGTTCGGCAGCGGCACCGACGCCGCGACCGGCGCGCGGGTGGGCGCGAACTCGCAGTACGCGGTGGCCCTCGGCTTCGACGCGGCGGTGGCCGCGTCCGCCAGCGGCGCCATCGCGATCGGCTACCAGTCGCGCGCCAGCGCCAACGGCGCCATCGCCCTGGGGCAGGATGCGGTGGCCAGCGCCGCCAATTCGGTGGCCCTCGGCGCGAACACCATCGCCAACCAGGCGAACACGGTCGCGGTCGGCGGTCGCCGCATCACCGGCGTGGTCGCCGGCACGGGGGCGACCGACGCGGTGAACCTTCAGCAGCTGCAGACCGCCATCGCGGCGGTCGAGGCGGGAGAGACGCCCTACTTCGTCGCCGATGGCGCCGACGACGGCAGCGACGACGCGGTGGTGACCGGCAACAACAGCGTGGCCATCGGCGCCAACTCGGTCGCCAACCGGGACGACGTGGTGTCGATCGGCTCGGCGGGCAACGCACGCCAGCTGGTGAACGTGGCTGCCGGCACGGAACTGACCGACGCCGTGAACGTGGGCCAGCTCAACCTGCTGGGCGCCGGCCTCGCCGGCTGGCTGGGCGGCGGCGCCGGGTACGCCAACGGCGCCTTCACCGAGCCGAACTACGTGATCCAGGGCGCCAGCTACGACAACGTGGGCGATGCCCTGAAGGCGGTGGACGACAGGCTGACGGCGCTGGAAGGCCAGGGCGGCGGCAATGGCGGCGTCACCGAGCAGCAGGTGCGCGACATCGCGGCGGAAGGCGATGCGCAGATCCTGGCGGACGCGCAGGACTATGCCGATGCCGGCGACGCGCGGACGCTGCAGGACGCCCAGGACTACGCCGACGCCGGCGACGCCGCCACGCTGCAGGAAGCGCGCGCCTACGCCGACGCCGGCGACGCGCAGACGCTGCAGGACGCACGCAGTTATGCCGATGCCGGCGACGCGCAGACGCTGCAGGATGCGCGCAGCCACGCCGATGCCGGCGACGCGCAGACCCTGCAGGCCGCCAACAGCTACACCGACCAGCGCATCGCGGCCGCGGCGGGCGATGCGGTCCAGGTCGCGAACGGCTACACCGACACCCGCGAGGCGGCGATCCGCACGGACATGGCGGCCGGCGACGCGCAGACGCTGGCGGACGCCAATGCGTACACCGACACCCGCGAGGCCGCGATCCGCACCGACATGGCCGCGGGCGACGCGCAGACCCTGGTCGCCGCGAACACCTACACCGACACCCGCGAGGCGGCGATCCGCACCGACATGGCCGTGGGCGACGCGCAGACGCTGGCGGCCGCCAGGGACTATGCCGACGCCGGCGATGCCGCCACGTTGACCGCGGCCAATGCCTATACCAACGACGCTATCCACGACCTGACGGGCGTCGACGGGGATTCCTTCCGCGGCCGCCTGACGGCGCTCGAGGACAGCTTCGAGCGGGTGGACCGTCGCCTGCACCGCCAGGACCGCCGGATCTCCCAGCACGGCGCGATGGGCAGCGCGATGATCGGCATGGCTGCCAGCGCCGCGGCCGTGCAGGGCGAGTACCGCACCCGGATCGGTGCCGGCGTCGGCTTCAGCGGCGGCGAGCAGGCGCTTTCGGTCGGCGTGGTGCATTCGTTCAGCCCGCGCGTCGCGGCCACCCTTGCGGGCGCTTTCAGCGGCAACGAGCGGTCCGGCGCGGCGGGCGTGGGCATCGGCCTCTAG